The Mycolicibacterium parafortuitum nucleotide sequence CGGCGGCACTTCGGGGTGGCTCCGAGCGAGTGGGCCCGCCGCGCCGGTTAATTCGCGTTGTCGAACCGTTGTCGTGCCGCGGCGATGTCGTCTTGATGCTGCTCGGTCCAGCGGACCAGGGACTGCACGGTCTCGTGCAGGGTGCGCCCCAAATCGGTCAACTCGTAGTCGACGCGCGGCGGGACCACCGGGTGGACGGTGCGCCGCACCAGGCCGTCGCGCTCGAGCTGGCGCAGCGTCACCGTCAGCATGCGTTGGCTGACCCCGTCGATCATGCGCTTGAGCTCGGTGAACCGCATCGACCCGTCGTCGAGAAGCGCGATGATCAGCAGCGACCATTTGTCGGCGATGCGATCGAGAATCTGCCGGACCTCGCAATCCTCCCGCCGGTCCCACTGGAAGGCATCCGGGCAACAGCAGTCGGTTCCCTGCGGGGTACCGACTGACTTCAAAGTGCCTTCTTCCGCCACCGCTCCATGGTGCCTGATGATGTGGTCAGTTACCAATAGGAACCGAGGTTGGGTACATGGACGCAGTAGAGGCGAAGGCGACCTCCCGAATACGCGCGGCACTGCTGCTCGCGGCACTGTGCGGGGCCGCGTTCCTGGAGGGCATCGACATCGCGATGTTCAACATCGCGCTGCCCACCATCCGGCAGGCGCTGGACCTGCCGACCGCCGAACTGCAGTGGATCGTCAGCGGATACGTCATCGGGTACGGCGGGTTCATGCTGCTCGGCGGACGAAGCGCCGACGTCTACGGCCGGCGGCGCGTGTTCCTGATCGCGCTGGTCGTCTTCATCGGGGTCTCCGCCCTGGGCGGCATCGCACCGAACGGCGCGACGGTGGTCGCGGTGCGCGTGGTCACCGGCATCGCCGCGGCGTTCCTGATGCCGGCCGGGCTGGCGATCATCACCACCAGCTTTCCCGAAGGGCCGCAACGGGATCGGGCGGTGCTCATCTACGCCGGTCTCGGCGCGGCCGGCTTCTCGCTCGGTCTCGTCGCCGGTGGCCTGCTGACCGCGTTCGGCTGGCGGTGGGTGTTCTTCGCGCCCGTCGTGCTCGCCTCCATCGTGTTGCTGCTGGGGATCCCGCTGATCCCGCGCGACGACGTCACCGCCCGGCGGTCACTCGATCTGCCCGGGGCAGTGCTCGTGACCGGCGCCGTGGTGCTCACCGTGACCACCATCGAGAATGCAGCCCACGGAACGCTTTTCGGTTCGCTGACGTCTGGCGCTATCGCGGTGGCCCTGTTCGTCGGGTTCGCCGCACGGCAACGCACCGCCGCCGATCCGCTGGTGCCGCTGGCCCTGCTGCGGCCAGGTCCGCAGACCAACGCGTACCTC carries:
- a CDS encoding winged helix-turn-helix transcriptional regulator, which codes for MKSVGTPQGTDCCCPDAFQWDRREDCEVRQILDRIADKWSLLIIALLDDGSMRFTELKRMIDGVSQRMLTVTLRQLERDGLVRRTVHPVVPPRVDYELTDLGRTLHETVQSLVRWTEQHQDDIAAARQRFDNAN
- a CDS encoding MFS transporter; protein product: MDAVEAKATSRIRAALLLAALCGAAFLEGIDIAMFNIALPTIRQALDLPTAELQWIVSGYVIGYGGFMLLGGRSADVYGRRRVFLIALVVFIGVSALGGIAPNGATVVAVRVVTGIAAAFLMPAGLAIITTSFPEGPQRDRAVLIYAGLGAAGFSLGLVAGGLLTAFGWRWVFFAPVVLASIVLLLGIPLIPRDDVTARRSLDLPGAVLVTGAVVLTVTTIENAAHGTLFGSLTSGAIAVALFVGFAARQRTAADPLVPLALLRPGPQTNAYLGAGCLAAGFMGFQFIVVLYLQELRGWSALATAVALLVVAIDAILAPTLTPVLVRRFGLWRVIAVGMVFAALSFLLFTGVEADWVYLSMLPSLLALGIAFTLAYGPLTIAATDGVEESAQGLTSGLLYTTFQFGAAIGLATTTAVQVAATAAGAGQLDSYRAALLVPLALGVIGIAVALPRAWRTPQACAASV